From Geotalea uraniireducens Rf4:
TTGATAACCCTGTGTAAAAGTCATCACCAAATAAGGTTGTGCTACATGGAAAAGGTTTGGCTTGAAGCCCAATCAAATATAAAAAAGGTTCTAACACCACAAACCTACAACACCTGGATAAAACCGATCCGATTTCATACGCTGACGGATGATAATCTCACACTTGAAGTTCCAAGTAAATTCATTAAAGAATGGGTTACCGAAAAATATCTCCCCATGATCGTAGAAGCGATTTCGTCGCTTACAAGTGTTAAATACCAGATAGAATTTAAAATTACAGAAAAAATTCCACTGGAAAGCAAGCCGGTCGATAACTTTACACCGGTCATAAAAGACAATGAGCCATCAAAAGAAACTAACAAAAATATTGACATTACCGCAAATTTAAATCCCAAATATACCTTTGATTCGTTTGTATGCGGCGCAAGCAACCAGTTTGCTCATGCAGCGTCTCAGGCTGTTGCCAGTAACCCCGCAAGTAATTACAACCCTCTCTTCATATACGGCGGGGTCGGGCTCGGCAAGACCCATCTTCTTATTGCAATCGGCAATCACATCAAGGAAAATAACAAAAAGGCCAAAATCTGTTACTACTCATCTGAAAAATTCATGAACGAGATGATCAACTGTCTCCGTTACAAGAAAATGGATGAATTTCGTAACAAGTTCAGGAAGATGGACATCCTCCTCATAGACGACATCCAGTTCATGGCCGGCAAAGAAGCAACCCAGGAAGAGTTTTTTCATACTTTCAATGCCCTCTATGAATCACACAAACAAATTGTCGTGACATCCGATAAATTTCCAAAGGATATTCCGGGATTGGAAGAAAGGCTCCGATCACGTTTTGAATGGGGACTGATCGCGGATATCCAACCACCCGACATTGAAACCAAAATTGCCATTTTAAAGAAAAAGTCTGACCTTAATTCCATTACCCTGCCCAATGACGTGGCTCTCTTTCTGGCGTCAAGTGCCACGAGTAATGTAAGGGAACTGGAAGGCATGTTGATCAGACTGGGGGCATATGCCAGTCTCACTGGCAGCGAAATTACGCTCAATATGGCCCGCGACATCCTGAAAGATATTATCGTTGAAAAAACTAAAGACATTACAGTGGAAATGATTCAAAAACACGTGGCAGAACACTTTAAGATCAAAGTTTCCGAACTCAAATCGGACAAAAGATTAAAGACATTCGTTGTACCACGTCAAATTGCCATATTTATCTGTCGAGAGCTGACAAAATCTTCATATCCGGAAATAGGCGAGAAATTCGGCGGTAAAGATCACTCAACCATCATTCATTCGGTGAAGAAAATTGAAAAGCAGATGGCTAACGACCTCGAGATAAAAAACATTGTGGAAAACCTGAAAAAAGAATTGATAACTTAAACGGAAAAGATGTTCATATCCGGGACTAAATTGTTCATAAATTGAAAGGTTGTTTATAAATCAGAATTTACTGCTGTTTAACCAACAAGGATATAAACTGAAAAAAATACGCTATTTTAATACGTTAGTAACAGTATCCACAAATCCACAGGCGATATATACTACTACTGTAAAGATCTAAATATAATACTATATAGTGCGGATGGGGGAATAACATGGAATTTAGAGTAGCCAAGGACACATTCACAAAAGCACTGCAAAAAATCCAGGGCATTGTCGAAAAACGCAACACCATGCCTATTCTTTCCAACACATTAATAGAAGCCCACAACGATACGTTGTATATTACAGCTACTGACCTGGAAGTGGGCATGAAAAGCTCATACCCCGTAAATGTAATCAAAGAAGGAAAGATCACGGTATCAGCAAAAAAGATATACGAGATAATCAAAGAGTTATCGGATGAGGAAATTGTATTTTCAACAAAAGAGAATGACTGGGTAGAGATACATTGTGGCAAAGCACATTTTAATATTGTAGGCCTCTCACCAGATGAATTTCCTTACTTTCCCAAAATAAATGATAATAGTTTTATTACGTTGAACAACCAGATTCTCAGCGAAATGATTGAAAAGACATCCTATGCCATATGTAACGATGAAACCAAATTCAATTTGAATGGCATTTTCATAAAAGCAACGACAGAAAATGAAAGAAATGTACTGAGAATGGTAGCAACAGACGGACACCGGCTATCAGTAACGGAAAAAGAATTATCGGGCAATATCAGTAATGAGTTGAACAAAGGCGTTATATTTCCCAAAAAAGGGATTTTCGAACTGAAGAAAATGACCGAAGAAGAAATCGGCGACATAATGCTTGGATTTATGGACAACAGCGCTGTCATAAAAAAAGGAAATACCGTGATTGTTATGCGTTTGATAGACGGTGAATTTCCTGACTACACCAAAGTCATACCAACTAATAACGATAAAATTATAAAAATCTTGCGCGAATCATTACTCCATTCGCTGAGAAGAATGGCAATACTTTCAAGTGAAAAATTCAAAGGGATAAAACTTGATGTAAGGAACGGGAGTGTAGAGATATCATCCAGCAATCCCGAACTTGGAGATGCAAGGGAGGAACTGGAAGTCGACTATC
This genomic window contains:
- the dnaA gene encoding chromosomal replication initiator protein DnaA, which gives rise to MEKVWLEAQSNIKKVLTPQTYNTWIKPIRFHTLTDDNLTLEVPSKFIKEWVTEKYLPMIVEAISSLTSVKYQIEFKITEKIPLESKPVDNFTPVIKDNEPSKETNKNIDITANLNPKYTFDSFVCGASNQFAHAASQAVASNPASNYNPLFIYGGVGLGKTHLLIAIGNHIKENNKKAKICYYSSEKFMNEMINCLRYKKMDEFRNKFRKMDILLIDDIQFMAGKEATQEEFFHTFNALYESHKQIVVTSDKFPKDIPGLEERLRSRFEWGLIADIQPPDIETKIAILKKKSDLNSITLPNDVALFLASSATSNVRELEGMLIRLGAYASLTGSEITLNMARDILKDIIVEKTKDITVEMIQKHVAEHFKIKVSELKSDKRLKTFVVPRQIAIFICRELTKSSYPEIGEKFGGKDHSTIIHSVKKIEKQMANDLEIKNIVENLKKELIT
- the dnaN gene encoding DNA polymerase III subunit beta, with the translated sequence MEFRVAKDTFTKALQKIQGIVEKRNTMPILSNTLIEAHNDTLYITATDLEVGMKSSYPVNVIKEGKITVSAKKIYEIIKELSDEEIVFSTKENDWVEIHCGKAHFNIVGLSPDEFPYFPKINDNSFITLNNQILSEMIEKTSYAICNDETKFNLNGIFIKATTENERNVLRMVATDGHRLSVTEKELSGNISNELNKGVIFPKKGIFELKKMTEEEIGDIMLGFMDNSAVIKKGNTVIVMRLIDGEFPDYTKVIPTNNDKIIKILRESLLHSLRRMAILSSEKFKGIKLDVRNGSVEISSSNPELGDAREELEVDYQGEPLSVRFNARYLIDVLTILKEDEVELNLRDELSPIIMKPAAKNDFMSVIMPMRL